In Palaemon carinicauda isolate YSFRI2023 chromosome 38, ASM3689809v2, whole genome shotgun sequence, a single window of DNA contains:
- the LOC137630127 gene encoding transcription factor ATOH1-like, producing MSVSDWFFPVQHSGFTSPLDSVYLEPLPCSSPAYSSPPYTTGSYTLPVQCPKSAIIDQQSRFWSDSERRSGSDGRPSPSCSPTSSCESVDGTSSLVSTSSASTSSTSSSRTWGGNNSGPASWSWGAPGTTHPVLAAVADMNSGDPDAIIANGRGRQTKCRRKTPKIVGREVIKKRRLAANARERRRMNGLNDAFDKLREHIPALSGDQKLSKFETLQMAQTYISALVELLQ from the coding sequence ATGTCTGTGTCTGATTGGTTCTTCCCCGTCCAACACTCGGGCTTCACCAGCCCCTTGGACTCAGTGTACTTGGAGCCTCTGCCGTGCTCGAGCCCAGCCTATTCGAGTCCGCCTTACACCACAGGATCTTATACCTTGCCCGTTCAGTGTCCCAAGAGTGCAATCATCGACCAGCAATCGAGGTTTTGGTCGGATTCAGAAAGACGAAGCGGTTCCGATGGACGTCCAAGTCCCTCCTGCTCTCCAACCAGTAGTTGCGAGAGCGTAGATGGGACATCCTCCTTGGTCTCCACTTCTTCAGCCTCAACGTCTTCGACATCCTCCTCCAGAACCTGGGGAGGAAACAATAGTGGCCCTGCGTCGTGGTCTTGGGGGGCTCCGGGCACGACGCACCCCGTCCTGGCAGCAGTGGCGGACATGAACAGTGGTGATCCGGATGCCATCATCGCTAACGGCCGAGGAAGACAAACAAAGTGTCGCAGGAAAACGCCGAAAATCGTTGGCAGAGAAGTGATTAAGAAACGCCGCCTTGCTGCCAATGCCCGCGAAAGAAGACGAATGAACGGACTTAACGACGCCTTCGATAAACTTCGTGAACACATTCCTGCTCTCAGTGGTGACCAGAAACTTTCCAAGTTCGAAACCCTCCAGATGGCGCAGACTTACATATCGGCATTAGTGGAACTACTGCAATAG